Proteins from one Bombus affinis isolate iyBomAffi1 chromosome 1, iyBomAffi1.2, whole genome shotgun sequence genomic window:
- the LOC126918018 gene encoding uncharacterized protein LOC126918018, with translation MFSSVPVTDYSPQIDGTDVIHNERGDRDNATETSITANLRVFGEGSTEGAESMTTMYDSMRKRELKAQLHRNLENLAIPSTADDVIVRNNQLPSHMQHVLAAMQDKNAEKRTPIADSIHKISPNPRRIFANSADRVTDPSAQNANVLNEQMAQIQAQISALSLGKTGRRRRRNRSHRKSTFRNQLKQCGVCYYHATFQEHAKKCRFPCTWKMELTARKGDKCDSNHTQIHDVPHYLIMYP, from the exons ATG TTTTCTTCAGTACCTGTCACGGACTATTCACCTCAAATTGATGGCACCGACGTGATACACAATGAAAGAGGTGACCGTGATAATGCTACCGAAACTTCAATCACCGCGAATCTAAGAGTATTCGGAGAGGGTAGTACCGAGGGAGCCGAAAGCATGACGACCATGTACGACAGCATGAGAAAGCGAGAGCTGAAAGCTCAACTCCACCGTAATCTAGAAAATCTTGCCATCCCCTCGACTGCAGATGACGTCATCGTCAGGAATAACCAATTACCGAGTCATATGCAGCATGTCTTGGCCGCCATGCAGGACAAGAATGCCGAAAAGCGAACCCCGATCGCCGATAGTATACACAAGATCTCCCCGAACCCAAGACGGATTTTCGCGAACAGCGCAGACCGAGTAACTGATCCATCTGCACAAAACGCCAACGTGTTGAACGAACAGATGGCCCAAATACAAGCGCAAATAAGTGCCCTGAGTCTCGGTAAGACTGGCCGTAGGCGAAGACGAAACAGGAGTCATCGTAAATCGACTTTTAGAAACCAACTAAAGCAGTGCGGAGTTTGTTACTACCACGCAACATTTCAAGAACACGCGAAGAAGTGTCGTTTCCCGTGCACCTGGAAAATGGAACTAACCGCCCGTAAAGGCGACAAGTGTGACAGCAACCATACGCAAATCCACGACGTTCCACACTACCTGATAATGTACCCTTAG